The DNA sequence tcgtgtgtgtgtaggtcccTCCATTGGCCTCAACCTAAGTGCATTTAATTTGGTCTCCTTCAGTGCAACGGTCATATTTCCAATGTGAGCATCTGTACCAAAGTGAAAACGTAACCCTGGTGGCTACTTGAATTGAGACCGATGCAAATTACGATCGATGATGCCATTTCTGTAGCGCCTTTCAGCTCCTGATCGTGAAGGTGGAGAGGGAGTAAAGGCAGAGGTGACCCAACAGTCACCAATCACAggtccacccccaccctcatgCATTGGCCATTTACTTCCTGACACATCAGATGAGGCAGAGAGCGGACGgtttatatttctaattaaaATGAGGGATTATTTGACGGGCGGTCCTGGAACCACTGCCAGGAAACTGCGGAACGCTCTGCGGTCGATTAATAACTAAGGTACGGTACAAATGATGTCAGCAAAAATTGCCCACCGGTGAGCAGAAGTATCTGACTTTGACGGAGTTGTACTTTGCTCTTGCAGTCCGTCAGACTGTGTTATGTACAGCGCACGGGCAGGGTCCAGGTCCTtgggccccccccctgcattgacCCCCGCCGCCGCCCTCTGAGAGCCGGTGTTATCTGGCCTCCAGCACAGGCAGGAAGGGCAGCTCGGTGTTCCCCAGGTACACCCGGCCCCCGTGCTGGAAGACGTCGCTGACGGCCCACGTCAGGCTGCCGTCCGGGTCGTGCAGGCTGCCCAGCACCTCCCCGTCCTGGCCCAGCTCCAGAACCAGACCGTATCTGGGCAGCAGGGCGCTGTACCAGCCGAGTGGTACCACCTGGGAACACGGGAAACGGGCTGTTACGGTCTGCTGGCGTGGAaaacgggagagagaggaaggtaCCGGTACGGCACTTTTGTGCGGGTATGCTCAGCGTGTAACTGGACAATCTAGTCAAACAGTCTTATGTGAGAATGTGTCCTGTAGTATGTATAGCATAGTAAAAGGATAAATGTTAAAAAGTGGTTGTGAAGATATTTCTGTGTAACAACTCAAATTTATTGCAGAAATAGTAGTAATTAGAAATAGTATTAACAGTTCCTGCTGTGAGTGGAACAAATAAAAACGTTTACACTGTATAAAGGCTTGTGCACCACTGAGTGCCTTGCTGAATGTGCACTTATTGCGTAATGTGTACCGTAGCTGCTGGGGTTGGCTCTGCCCTATAGTTACTGAACAGAGCTCTCCTTTAGGGAGGACCTCTTTGTGTTCCCTAGCTCCAAACGAGAACCCTCCGAAAACACAGATGGCCTTCCCCGTTGCTGACATATGGGATTACACGCTGCGTCATCCTGGGGCTTGGGAGGAGGTGCAGAACAGAGACATGCGCTGTGTCTTATCGCTGGCCCCTTCACGCTGGCCCCTTCACGCTGGCCCCTTCACGCTGAGACagctggggtcagaggtcacagggaCACTCTGCTGCACATAATGCCGGTGAGAATCACAAACGCTGCCGATCTCAGCCCTGCTCACAGAGCAgctttgtgttgttgtgtaaaAATACTCAAATGTATGTTGGAAGTTAGGCTGCCAAAATTATGAttttatgatgatgatgtaaAATTTGTACACAGGCATTTTgttgatatttatatttttgtttgtttttaattaaagtcAAAGATTTACTTGGTTTTGGTGCATTTAGTGGCCTCCCATGGTGACTGGTGGTCATAACAGGTCCCATAGCATAGACATGCTCCAGAACACCGCGGCATGGTTTGCCACACTGATTTCCTTTCTTTGGTCACTTTACTACTTGTACTTTCATCCACTGCTGTAAAGTTACTGTAAACAACGACTCCTCCTCTTGTGTTTATGCCACTCTCCTGTGTCACTGCTGGACGTATGTGTCACCCAAACTGCACATCCCTGCATTCACAGAGTTTCCCCCGTGGGTTTCCATGGTTTGGCTTtacagaaattaaatgaaacaacgCAAATCTCTccactaaattaaataaaaataactcgGTGTAAGTTGAATAAAATGATTATGGAGAATAAATACCTTGGTCATGAGGCGCTTTATGGCGGGGTAGGGCCCGATTAGGTCCAGGAAGGGGGGCAGGAGCCGGCCAGGAAATCGGATCGTGGTGATGCCCACGAGGAACGTGCCACGGTCACTCGCCCGGATGTTGTCAGGGTAACCAGGCATGTTGCTCAAGAGAACCTCCTTGGTGCCAGCCTTGGGTCCATTCAACCAGTACCTGCAGCAGCAGGTGCAAAGACACAAGGTTACAAAAACAACATGAATAGAAGCAATAACTGTTACAGGTCCCGTACACAGGATAGCCAACAGACAATGAACAGTATACTCAAACAGACATCTATCCCTTTTCACTTGCTTTTTTCCAACTTGGATCAATCAAAGACTGTGTGAAACTAAAGGTTTGTGTGACATCCTGTTTATCTAGATGAGTGGAGCTGAAAACGAGATGTGCAGAGACAATGAATCAGAGGCACACCGTTGGATTATGGGGTTCAAATTCCTCACAGCCCCTGAACTCCGACCCCTGTGCTGACCTTACCTGAGTATTCGGCCAATGCTGGTCTCAGCCATCAGCAGGAAGTCCTCTTCGGGTGAGAAGGCAATGCCATTGGGCATGTAGAGGGAGTCTAGAAGCGTCTTTACGAGTCCTGTCTCTGGGTTGTAAGCCAGGAGACGCCCCAGGTGGTTGGTCTCAATCACCTGCAAGAGGGagaatttaaattgaaatgagCATAAAAACCAAAGGAAAGGCCCACACTTGTCAGAACAGTGTGGGACATTCCACCCGAGAaacgaggggggaaaaaaaactaccTAAAGAAGGAATCTTTTCACACATTATATTCCCACATATGACTTCTATTTCGTTAGtcttattcagatttttctgtATTTAGGGCATAAAGTAACATACGGTCTTTAGATAATTCCAGATTCAAGGGCTCTGGAGAGATTTAGGCTCGGATTCAGGGCCAAGTGGAAGACATGGCGATCAACAGGGGCACACTGTTGCTAAGCGACGTGCGATAAGCTGTGCTCTCACCTCATAGCGGACGTGCCTCCGGCCCCACCTGCTGCTGGAGTCGGTGAAGAACACCGTGCCGTTCCGAGAGATTTCCAGACCGTTTAGAAAGCCAAACGGGATCCCGTCAGCACCTGGCCCAATGGAACAATTTGTCATCCTATAATTACAGGTGAATGACTTCAGGGAGTGTTGTGAACACAATAATAACAAGTTACAATTACCTCTGGTCTGGAATATATCCAGGCTACGATTAGTCACTGCACATTTGTGAGGCTGCAgatcatgtgtgtgtatgtgtgtgtgtgtgtgtgtgtgtgtgtgtatgtgtgcatgtatgtctttgtgtgtgcgtgtgtgtctgactgtgtgtatgtgtgcgtgcatgtgtgcgtgtgtgtgcatgtgtatacgtgcgtttctgtgtgcattttgtctgtgcatacgtgtgtgtgtatgtgcatgtgtgtgtatctgtgtgcatgtgtgcatctgtgtgagtgtgtgtgggtttgcgtatgtgtgcttgtgtgtgtgtgtgtgtgtgtatctgtgtgctcgtgtgtgcatacatgtgcgtgcgtgtgcgtctgagtgtgtgtgtatgcgtgtgtgtgagtaggggGTTTGCGTACCTTCCTTGCTGGACAGCAGCAGGGTTTTCTCTCCACTCTGCGGGTGGACCCGGAACAGACCCAGGTAAGAGTCTGCCACGATGAGCTGTCCCTGCCCATCCAGCCTCACCCCGTGAGGACGGCCACACACCGGCTCATGGTCTGTACTGGTCCCTACACACACCATTAATGCTCAGTGTTTACAGCACGACTGCAACTCCTCCACCAGCTGCACAGGAAGCAGTGAGGGCCTAACAGAATGCCTGCATGCCTGGGCTCTCCTGGGACGGAGAGGAGGATGCAGTGTTAGGATAGGCTAAAACTATTCACCGCCAAATTTAGAACTGGGAGGAAAAACTTGataaaaaattgtaaaaagaaatacaaataaaaaaagaagaagaaaaagacgaTCATAAAGGGCCCATTTTGGTATCATATATAATTCAGGCTGAAGTGTGCCGACCGAAGatttattaataaaacctgCTGCTCTTTCATCTCGGTGTTAAGAAGCAGAAGAATGCCTGCGGTTCTAATGAAGGCATCAGTGTTCCTTTGAAAGGCCATCCCTTTAAAAAAGACCACACTGCTCATTGAGGATCACTTCACCGTGGATAATATGCACTGCCGGCGTGTTGGCCATTGATGTAGCACAAAGGCTATTGGCCTCCTTATagatgcatgcatgtgtcaaGCACTAAATCATGACCAGCCCTGATTACAAGTAAAATGATTAGCCACGTTTGGCTAAATTATTCTATTTAAACCGATATTTGTGTAGTCGATCCCAGCATTGCAGTGACTTCCACTGAAAACCTAAGTGCAGTTTCACGATGTCTCCATGTTAGTGGCGTCTGTAATAACAgctgggtaaaaaaaaagaaatagtttAATTCTATTTCATCTGGGACAAAGGAATCTAACATGTGGTGAAGTGAAAAATGTAACCAAATTATATAAGACATGAAAAGTTATATAATTCATCAGATAAAGTATTGATTGATGTTTAGTTAACCATTGTATTATAACTCAATTATTAATTAAAGTAACAATTAGATTAATTGCAGATTATAAGTTTAACTATACATTATACATGTTTTGATTGTTTAACTAGGTTTAGTTTTAGAGCGATGCATGTAATCCTGTGATTAATGAAGTGCACAGCTGAAGGCACCACTGCTGAAGGCCTCTGGGTGGCTGTAGAGATAGCTCTGAACTCTGAGACCTTGAGCCCTCTAccctgccctcccctcccctcccctcataCCAACTTCTAGGAGATAATGTGTTTTTTACTGCCTATAAAACCTAACTGAAtttcacacagcacagcacagtctgGCACTGCACTTATAACACTGACAATAGATTGCAGTGATTCTCATGAAATACAAACAGCATGAGACTTAATGAAATTGGTGATATTATCTTTTTGTGATCATGATTCAAGTGATTCAATTGTGAAATCTTGTCTAATGAGAGCCTGATAATTTGATTAAACTCATTTTTACCTACCAAGAGTCCTGAGTCCTGGCTTACTACTGGATCAGTTTGCACCACGTGCAATTGCAATGCCTTTAattcactacattacattacgtggcatttagcagacgctcttatcctgatgCATGTTTCATTGCATCAGTTCAACAGTTCAGTTCATCAGTTCAAAGTATTTTATTTCTAACATGCAACCACACAAGTGCATACAACATCCACAGTAACACCAATAAATGCAT is a window from the Conger conger chromosome 8, fConCon1.1, whole genome shotgun sequence genome containing:
- the zgc:194209 gene encoding adipocyte plasma membrane-associated protein, with product MTQRYALFVAALAVIVGLYLMPSPIDPEPFIFEGPPPALEGPLKVNNRLQWGHRLFSGQLKGPESFTADEEGNIYTGTVDGKLWRIHRDQLYFITQMGQNIPECGTSTDHEPVCGRPHGVRLDGQGQLIVADSYLGLFRVHPQSGEKTLLLSSKEGADGIPFGFLNGLEISRNGTVFFTDSSSRWGRRHVRYEVIETNHLGRLLAYNPETGLVKTLLDSLYMPNGIAFSPEEDFLLMAETSIGRILRYWLNGPKAGTKEVLLSNMPGYPDNIRASDRGTFLVGITTIRFPGRLLPPFLDLIGPYPAIKRLMTKVVPLGWYSALLPRYGLVLELGQDGEVLGSLHDPDGSLTWAVSDVFQHGGRVYLGNTELPFLPVLEAR